TCCATCTTCATTAATATAGTAATCGACCTCAGCAATGAGTTCAATTTTTTTTGGGCTATGCATAATAAACTCACAGAAAAATATATTAAATTGGTAAAATAGTTTTATTTATAATCACTGCAGTGATTATAAATACTGAATGTATTATAATAAAATAATAAATGCAATGGCTTAAATAAGTTTGAAATAATTAGAAATAAAAAAGTAAATAAAACTTATAAAATATTTAATTCCAAATTCAACTGTGACTTTTGGGAGAATTGAGGTCTGGATTTTATTTTTAGTTAAAAGTTTAAAAAAATACAATTTTTAATTTTTAAAAATTTTAATAATTAAAGATATTTACTCTTTAACCCCCTTTCATGTATAATTTATAGCTGAAGTTTACTAGCCAGAATCGATAGGAAGAAATTTGCAAGTCGCTTTTGATGTGTTAATTACATTTTAAGATTTTATGAACAAGGAAATACTTTGTTCAACTTTTTAACGCCGTGGAGTGTATCATGACCATGCTCAAGATTCATAGTCAAAAGTGGTTAAGTGAAGTCGAATTATTAGATTCCGATTTAGAACCTTCTGAGTATTTAAAACCTGCTAACATAGAGAAATTTTTTGCGGGTATTACTGATTCAAATGCGCAAGGAAATGCAAAAAGAGGGATTCTGGATGAAATATCTAAGGGTCTTGAAAATACTGTATCGTGGTTTTTGTCACAAATGCCTCCCCTTTATTTATGGTCAACTTCGCAACAAGCAATAATGGATGACATATTGGAAATAGTATCGGGAAAAGTTCTTGCTGAGAAGCAAGTTGCAGAAAGATATTCAGCATCTTCCCAAACTATAACGTTAATTGCCCCAGGTGAACATTCATCCGCAACAGTGAAGATAGCTTCCCTTTTATATCGTCACCATGCAAAAAATGCTAGATTGTTTAATACATTAGATAAAAAAATAGGTTTATGTGAACTTTATCAAGCTCCATATAACAATTCTGCTACTTGGGAATCTAAAAATGCTAAAGATAAACTTGATTCTTTAAAAACAATACTAGCAAGCAAATCAAGAGTGATGGTCGATGCCTTTATCCAATCATTGGACAAGGACTATGTTGAAATAGCGACTGTTAAACAAATGGCAATTGCATACGAAGCTGTTAATTATAACATAGAAAATGAAAATACGTTTGTAAATTTAACTACTATTGTAGATGAGCAAACAAAAGATGCGCGTGTGCGAGTAGATATCTGTTTAAAACATTTTCCTGTTCATGCAGCAATGGAAAATATCATCGGTATTTTTACAAGATATAATTTTCAAGTAAGAAGACTTCTTGCTAATGAAATAAATATGCCAAATAATCAAAAGTTTACAGTTCTACATCTGATAGCTGCTAGCCCTACTGGAGAAGTAATCACCGATAATATGAAAGCTTGGGGAAAAGTTTTAAAAAGTTTAAAAACTCTTTCTTATGTTGATCATGGAGATGAATTTTCCAATTTATTATTAGGTGACAGTCCATTTAGCCTTAATGAAACAAACCTAGTTAGAGCAATGGCAAATTGGGTTCATATTTTCTTAACTAAGCAGAACCCTTATTACTATTCAACTGATAGAGTTTCAAAAGTAATTGCAAATAATTTTAACTATATGGAATATTGTATTCGTTACTTTAGAGCTAGATTTGATCCACGTTTTGAAGGTGATAGAAAAAAAGAAGCAGCAGTTTTTTATGATTATATAAAAGCTATTTATTCTGATTTAAATGATATTGTTGAAAAAAATATTCTAAAAGAAGGATTAAACTTTCTATCACATATTTTAAAAACAAATTATTTTTTAATATCAAAAGGTGGTTTAACATTCCGCATGGATCCAACCATTTTAGATAAACAATATTATCCAGAAACACCATATGGTATTTTTTATATGATTGGTAGAAATTTTAGGGCATTTCAAGTGCGTTACCGCGATATTTCACGCGGTGGAATGCGAGTTGTTATGCCGAGAAATTCTGGCGATTATGAAAATGCTTTGGCAGGTATATTTGATGAGGTTAATGGCCTTGCATCAGCTCAGCAGTTGAAAAATAAAGACATTCCTGAAGGCGGAAGTAAATGTGTGATGGTTGTCCGTCCTGGTGGAGATAAAAATGAAGCTGTGAAAGCTGCAATTTCAGGATTGTTAGATTTAATAGTAACAGATCCTAAAACTGGTGTACTTGCTGATGGTATTATTGATTATTACGGTAAAGATGAAATTATTTATCTTGGACCAGATGAAAATTTAACTGATGATCTTATTGTTTGGATTATTCAACACGCTTTACATAGAAAATATAAATATGCATATGCATTTATGTCATCTAAACCTGATTTTGGAATCAATCATAAAACATATGGTGTTACCTCAGAAGGTGTGAATGTTTATGTTGACAATGTGTTACGTTATTTAGGGTTACAAAATTCAAACTTTAGAGTCAAAATGACAGGCGGACCAGATGGAGATGTTGCTGGGAACGAGTTGAATATTTTGTACCGTGAATATGGTGAGCGTTGCCGTGTTATAGCTATAGGTGATGGCTTTGGAGCGGCATACGATCCTAAAGGACTCAATTGGCAAGAATTGCTTAGATTATTTAAAGAATCAAAATCTATTGTTGAGTTTAATCCTAATAAACTTAGTGGAGATTCTAAAGCATTTGTCATTGCGGCTAATACTAAAGAAAATACAAGAATTAGAGACAGCCTATATGCTACTGCAGAAGCTGAAATTTTTATTCCAGCAGGAGGTAGACCCTATACTGTTAAAGAAAGTAACTGGGATAAGTATTTATTACCGAATGGTAGACCAAGTTCACTTGCAATAGTAGAAGGTGCAAACATCTTCTTTACAAAAGAAGCAAGACAAAAAATTGTTGATAGTGGAGTTGTTGTCATAAAAGACAGTTCAGCTAATAAAGCAGGTGTGAGTTGTTCTTCTTATGAAATAATTGCCTGTTTGACAATTCTGCCAGAAGAATTTGCTGAAATTAAAGATATATATGTTAAGCAAGTTTTAGACATAATAAGAAGAAATGCAGATTTAGAAGCTAAACTCTTATTTAGAGAATGGTTAAAAAATAAAAATGAAACTGATTTAGTTAAGTTAAGCTATGAAATATCAGCTGAAATTAATCAAGCAAAAGATATATTGTTAAATAAACTAAATGAACTTAGTGATGAAGAATTATCAGCTGGTAAATTTACATTTGTTCTAATGAAACACTGTCCTAAAGTTCTAGTTGAAAAATATAAAGACAGAATTCTTAATAGACTACCAAGAGCACATAAAATAGCTATTTTAAGTGCACATATGGCAAGTCATGTGATCTATAGAGAAGGACTTAATTGGCTAGAATCTATGGAAACAGAACAAATTTTTAAGGTAGCTCTTGATTATATAGACGCAGAACGTAACATTGAAAAAATGGTAGCTGAGTTGCAACAAAGTAACCTATCATTTAAAGATGAAATAGTTGAAGTTTTAAAAGTCGCTGGTGCTAAGTATCTCGCATCTAGTAAAGCATAAAAGTTAAGCTTAGCGACTTACTATCAAAGGAGTGCGCTTTGCTTAATACTATTAAAAAGAAAAATATTTTTTTTATATTAGCTTTACTCGGTTGTTTATTGATTTTGACTCCTTATTTAATTCCAATATTAATTGGGATTTCCTTAGCGTATTTATATGAACCTCTATTAGAAAAAATTATTTACAAATATGATTTAAAAAAAGAAATT
This is a stretch of genomic DNA from Pigmentibacter ruber. It encodes these proteins:
- a CDS encoding NAD-glutamate dehydrogenase domain-containing protein — protein: MTMLKIHSQKWLSEVELLDSDLEPSEYLKPANIEKFFAGITDSNAQGNAKRGILDEISKGLENTVSWFLSQMPPLYLWSTSQQAIMDDILEIVSGKVLAEKQVAERYSASSQTITLIAPGEHSSATVKIASLLYRHHAKNARLFNTLDKKIGLCELYQAPYNNSATWESKNAKDKLDSLKTILASKSRVMVDAFIQSLDKDYVEIATVKQMAIAYEAVNYNIENENTFVNLTTIVDEQTKDARVRVDICLKHFPVHAAMENIIGIFTRYNFQVRRLLANEINMPNNQKFTVLHLIAASPTGEVITDNMKAWGKVLKSLKTLSYVDHGDEFSNLLLGDSPFSLNETNLVRAMANWVHIFLTKQNPYYYSTDRVSKVIANNFNYMEYCIRYFRARFDPRFEGDRKKEAAVFYDYIKAIYSDLNDIVEKNILKEGLNFLSHILKTNYFLISKGGLTFRMDPTILDKQYYPETPYGIFYMIGRNFRAFQVRYRDISRGGMRVVMPRNSGDYENALAGIFDEVNGLASAQQLKNKDIPEGGSKCVMVVRPGGDKNEAVKAAISGLLDLIVTDPKTGVLADGIIDYYGKDEIIYLGPDENLTDDLIVWIIQHALHRKYKYAYAFMSSKPDFGINHKTYGVTSEGVNVYVDNVLRYLGLQNSNFRVKMTGGPDGDVAGNELNILYREYGERCRVIAIGDGFGAAYDPKGLNWQELLRLFKESKSIVEFNPNKLSGDSKAFVIAANTKENTRIRDSLYATAEAEIFIPAGGRPYTVKESNWDKYLLPNGRPSSLAIVEGANIFFTKEARQKIVDSGVVVIKDSSANKAGVSCSSYEIIACLTILPEEFAEIKDIYVKQVLDIIRRNADLEAKLLFREWLKNKNETDLVKLSYEISAEINQAKDILLNKLNELSDEELSAGKFTFVLMKHCPKVLVEKYKDRILNRLPRAHKIAILSAHMASHVIYREGLNWLESMETEQIFKVALDYIDAERNIEKMVAELQQSNLSFKDEIVEVLKVAGAKYLASSKA